The Bradyrhizobium ottawaense genome window below encodes:
- a CDS encoding WecB/TagA/CpsF family glycosyltransferase encodes MRASFLACPIDLLTMAETVELARGAMRCRRRLQHVALNVAKFVNMRSDPMLAADVANSDIVSIDGMGILWGARALGLPATSRVAGVDLLAELLAVCAREGYKPYFLGATPAVLQQAMQRARERYPSLVFAGWHDGYFKPEQEREVVRDIQSSAADCLFIGMPTPRKERFLAAHRDELGVPFIMGVGGAFDILAGTVRRAPARIQGLGLEWLYRIYQEPGRMWWRYATTNTLFAGILLQALAKQAIGHTFGTPGAVPPGPSRIGG; translated from the coding sequence ATGCGTGCATCGTTCCTGGCCTGCCCCATCGACCTGTTGACAATGGCGGAAACCGTCGAGCTCGCGCGCGGCGCCATGCGTTGCCGCCGACGGCTGCAGCATGTCGCGTTGAACGTTGCCAAATTTGTCAATATGCGATCGGATCCCATGCTCGCGGCCGATGTCGCCAATAGCGACATCGTCAGCATCGACGGCATGGGGATTCTCTGGGGTGCCCGAGCCCTAGGGCTGCCGGCAACCTCCCGAGTCGCCGGCGTCGATCTCCTGGCCGAGTTGCTCGCGGTATGTGCGCGGGAAGGTTACAAGCCCTACTTCCTGGGAGCCACCCCCGCCGTCCTGCAGCAGGCAATGCAGCGCGCGCGAGAGAGATATCCCTCACTCGTCTTCGCCGGCTGGCACGATGGTTACTTCAAGCCGGAGCAGGAAAGGGAGGTCGTGCGGGACATCCAGTCCAGCGCGGCCGATTGTCTCTTCATTGGCATGCCGACACCACGGAAAGAGCGCTTTCTCGCCGCCCATCGTGACGAGCTCGGCGTACCCTTTATCATGGGCGTGGGCGGTGCGTTCGATATCCTTGCAGGCACCGTTCGGCGCGCGCCGGCGCGGATTCAGGGGCTGGGCCTCGAATGGCTTTACCGCATCTATCAAGAGCCCGGGCGGATGTGGTGGCGATACGCCACAACGAACACGCTGTTTGCGGGCATCCTGCTGCAAGCGCTCGCCAAGCAAGCGATAGGGCATACATTTGGCACGCCGGGCGCCGTGCCGCCCGGCCCGAGCCGGATCGGAGGGTGA